The following coding sequences lie in one Pseudomonas syringae CC1557 genomic window:
- a CDS encoding ferritin-like domain-containing protein, producing MNSAPQSQLSDVNTLRQRARQNVENGAVTEGYSADRETVLRLLNESLATELVCVLRYKRHYYMASGLKASVAAEEFLEHATQEAEHADKLAERIVQLGGEPEFNPDLLSKNSHAQYVAGNTLKEMVYEDLVAERIAVDSYREIIQYLGDSDPTTRRIFEEILAQEEEHADDMADILEGL from the coding sequence ATGAATTCTGCACCGCAATCACAGCTTTCCGATGTAAACACCCTGCGCCAGCGTGCGCGCCAGAACGTTGAGAATGGTGCGGTGACTGAGGGTTACAGCGCTGACCGTGAGACGGTGTTGCGCCTGCTCAATGAGTCGCTGGCCACCGAACTGGTCTGCGTGCTGCGCTACAAGCGCCACTACTACATGGCGTCCGGCCTCAAAGCCAGCGTCGCTGCGGAAGAGTTTCTGGAGCATGCGACTCAGGAAGCCGAGCACGCCGACAAGCTGGCCGAACGTATCGTGCAACTGGGCGGCGAGCCGGAGTTCAACCCGGATCTGCTGTCGAAGAACTCTCATGCGCAATACGTTGCAGGTAACACGCTGAAGGAAATGGTCTATGAAGACCTGGTAGCCGAGCGCATCGCGGTCGACAGCTATCGCGAGATCATTCAGTACCTCGGCGACAGCGACCCTACTACTCGCCGTATCTTTGAAGAAATCCTTGCTCAGGAAGAAGAGCACGCCGATGACATGGCGGACATTCTCGAAGGCCTGTAA
- a CDS encoding AsmA family protein, with protein sequence MTRSRKIFAWTGITLVVLLALLVIVIVTFDWNRIKPTLNTKVSEALHRPFAINGDLDVRWTREPELGGWRAWVPSPHFVADDLTLGNPEWSKTPQMVTLKHVEFRLSLLPLLAQQVVIPRIDLTGPEAKLERLADGRANWVFDLPKSDPNAEPSKWVMDIGAIKFDKGLVSFNDQTLNANLDVVIDMLGKPIPFSEIVGSKEAQKAQEKGAVPQDYAFGLGVTGQYHGQKLSGTGKIGGLLALKDASQPFPVQADVKIGDTHAVIAGTLTDPQNLGALDLRLKLSGASLSNLYPLTGVTLPDSPAYSTDGRLVAKLHDAAGASFRYDGFNGKIGNSDIHGDLAYVASQPRPKLSGVLVSNQLLFSDLAPLIGADSNAAQKKRGGESKQPSGKVLPVEEFQTDRWRAMDADVEFTGKRIVQSPDLPFTDLYTHLILNDGQLSLEPLRFGVAGGKLDADIRLDGRDKPLQGRAKLSARNFKLKQLFPTFEPMKTSFGELNGDADISGRGNSIAALLGTANGEMKMLVNDGAISRGLMEIAGLNVGNYVVGKLFGDKDVKINCAASNFGIKDGLATSRLFVFDTENAIIYISGTANMKTEQLDLQVNPESKGFRVFSLRSPLYVNGPFAKPNAGVQSGPLLLRGAGMVLLGATVGPVAGLLALVATGDNEPNQCGPLLEQMRTGKAPKTVK encoded by the coding sequence ATGACGCGTAGCCGCAAGATTTTCGCATGGACGGGCATCACACTCGTGGTGCTGCTGGCCCTATTGGTCATCGTAATCGTCACGTTCGACTGGAACCGCATCAAACCCACGCTCAACACCAAAGTCAGCGAGGCGCTGCATCGCCCGTTCGCCATCAACGGTGACCTGGACGTGCGCTGGACTCGCGAGCCTGAACTGGGCGGCTGGCGCGCCTGGGTGCCGTCGCCGCACTTTGTCGCGGATGACCTGACGCTGGGCAACCCCGAGTGGTCGAAAACGCCACAGATGGTCACCCTCAAGCACGTCGAGTTTCGTCTGTCGCTGCTGCCTTTGCTGGCCCAGCAGGTGGTGATTCCGCGTATCGACCTTACTGGCCCTGAAGCGAAGCTGGAGCGGCTTGCCGATGGTCGTGCCAATTGGGTGTTTGACCTGCCCAAGTCCGATCCGAATGCCGAGCCCTCCAAATGGGTGATGGATATTGGTGCCATCAAGTTCGACAAGGGGCTGGTGAGCTTCAATGACCAGACGCTGAACGCCAATCTGGACGTGGTGATCGACATGCTCGGCAAGCCGATCCCGTTCAGCGAGATTGTCGGCAGTAAAGAAGCGCAAAAGGCGCAGGAAAAGGGCGCTGTGCCGCAGGACTACGCATTCGGTCTGGGCGTAACCGGCCAGTACCACGGCCAGAAGCTGAGCGGCACCGGCAAGATCGGTGGCTTGCTGGCGCTCAAGGATGCCAGCCAGCCGTTCCCGGTGCAGGCAGACGTCAAGATTGGCGACACCCATGCAGTAATCGCCGGGACCCTGACTGATCCACAGAACCTCGGTGCGCTGGATCTGCGTTTGAAGCTGTCTGGCGCGAGCCTGAGCAATCTTTACCCGCTGACTGGCGTGACCTTGCCTGACTCACCGGCCTATTCCACCGACGGTCGACTGGTCGCCAAGCTGCACGATGCGGCAGGCGCGAGCTTTCGTTACGACGGCTTCAACGGCAAGATCGGTAACAGCGATATCCATGGCGACCTGGCTTATGTCGCCAGCCAGCCTCGTCCCAAGCTGAGTGGCGTGCTGGTGTCCAATCAACTGCTGTTCAGTGACCTTGCACCGCTGATTGGTGCGGATTCAAACGCCGCGCAGAAAAAGCGTGGTGGCGAAAGCAAACAGCCGTCGGGCAAGGTTTTGCCGGTTGAAGAGTTTCAGACCGATCGCTGGCGAGCCATGGACGCTGACGTCGAGTTCACCGGCAAACGCATTGTGCAGAGCCCTGATCTGCCGTTTACCGACCTCTATACGCACCTGATTCTCAACGACGGCCAGTTGAGCCTTGAACCGCTGCGGTTTGGCGTGGCGGGTGGCAAGCTGGACGCCGACATTCGGCTCGACGGGCGCGACAAACCCTTGCAGGGCCGTGCCAAGCTGTCTGCGCGTAACTTCAAGCTCAAGCAACTGTTCCCGACATTCGAGCCGATGAAGACCAGTTTCGGTGAGCTGAACGGCGATGCTGATATCAGTGGTCGTGGCAACTCGATCGCAGCCTTGCTCGGCACCGCCAACGGGGAAATGAAGATGCTGGTCAACGACGGTGCTATCAGTCGTGGCCTGATGGAAATCGCCGGGCTTAACGTCGGCAACTACGTGGTGGGCAAACTGTTTGGCGACAAGGACGTGAAGATCAACTGCGCTGCCTCAAACTTCGGCATCAAGGACGGGCTGGCGACCAGCCGCTTGTTCGTCTTCGACACCGAGAACGCCATCATCTACATCAGCGGCACCGCCAACATGAAGACCGAGCAACTGGATTTGCAGGTCAACCCTGAATCCAAAGGCTTCCGCGTGTTCTCGCTGCGTTCGCCGCTGTACGTCAACGGCCCGTTCGCCAAGCCCAATGCCGGTGTGCAGTCCGGGCCATTGCTGCTGCGCGGCGCAGGTATGGTCCTGCTCGGTGCGACCGTAGGCCCGGTGGCAGGCCTGCTGGCGCTGGTTGCGACGGGCGACAACGAACCCAACCAGTGCGGCCCGTTGCTGGAGCAGATGCGCACCGGCAAAGCGCCGAAGACGGTGAAGTAA
- a CDS encoding TetR family transcriptional regulator: protein MLPRAEQKQQTRRALMEAAHHLMESGRGFGSLSLREVARTAGIVPTGFYRHFEDMDQLGLALVSEVGQTFRETIRLVRQNEFAVGGLIRASVKIFLERVAANRSQFLFLAREQYGGSLKVRQALGALREGISADLTADLAKMPKWRHLNAEALSIIADLVVKSVFAMLPELIDPPPASLAPHLTPQAKITQQLRFIFIGARHWRGLGSHD, encoded by the coding sequence ATGCTGCCGCGCGCCGAACAGAAACAACAAACCCGCCGAGCCCTTATGGAGGCTGCCCACCATTTAATGGAGAGCGGACGCGGGTTCGGCAGCCTGAGTTTGCGGGAAGTAGCCCGTACCGCAGGCATTGTACCGACAGGTTTCTATCGCCACTTTGAAGATATGGATCAACTGGGCCTGGCCTTGGTCAGCGAAGTCGGCCAGACCTTCCGTGAAACCATTCGACTGGTGCGGCAAAACGAATTTGCCGTGGGCGGGCTGATTCGCGCTTCGGTGAAGATCTTTCTGGAGCGCGTTGCGGCAAACCGTTCACAGTTTCTGTTTCTGGCCCGCGAGCAGTACGGTGGCTCGCTCAAGGTGCGGCAGGCCCTTGGCGCCCTGCGCGAGGGCATCAGCGCCGACCTGACCGCCGACCTGGCGAAGATGCCCAAATGGCGCCACCTGAACGCCGAAGCGCTGTCGATCATCGCCGACCTGGTGGTCAAAAGCGTGTTCGCCATGCTGCCCGAACTGATCGACCCACCCCCCGCCTCGCTGGCTCCGCACCTCACGCCTCAGGCCAAGATCACCCAGCAACTGCGCTTCATCTTCATCGGCGCACGCCACTGGCGCGGACTTGGCAGCCACGATTGA
- the ureE gene encoding urease accessory protein UreE, with translation MLVIHTRIEPQAEWAAELHLNFEARSKSRLRCFSAENEDVGLFLQRGQSPLRDGEFLQAEDGRVVRVCARPEKLMHVTCSSAFELTRAAYHLGNRHVALQVGDGWLRLLDDYVLKAMLDQLGATTETIEAPFQPEHGAYGGGHHHSRAGEEDFNYPPRMHQFGVRT, from the coding sequence ATGCTGGTGATTCACACTCGAATCGAACCTCAGGCCGAATGGGCCGCCGAGCTGCATTTGAATTTCGAAGCACGCAGCAAAAGTCGTCTGCGCTGCTTCAGTGCGGAAAACGAAGACGTGGGGCTGTTCCTGCAACGAGGCCAGTCACCGTTGCGTGATGGCGAGTTTCTGCAGGCTGAGGACGGCCGCGTGGTACGTGTCTGCGCGCGTCCCGAAAAGCTGATGCACGTCACGTGCAGCAGCGCCTTCGAGCTTACCCGCGCGGCTTATCATCTGGGCAACAGACACGTTGCCCTGCAAGTGGGTGATGGCTGGCTGCGCCTGCTCGACGACTACGTGCTCAAGGCGATGCTCGATCAACTGGGCGCGACCACTGAAACCATCGAAGCACCGTTCCAGCCGGAACATGGCGCTTATGGCGGCGGCCATCATCATTCGCGTGCCGGGGAAGAGGACTTCAACTACCCACCCCGCATGCACCAGTTCGGTGTGCGCACGTGA
- a CDS encoding urease accessory protein UreF, giving the protein MNSAWALLRLASPQLPIGGYSYSQGLEMAVEQSIVIDPQTAGRWIGDQLLLNLARFEAPLLLAHCEAAAVGDWDQLLQVSEQHRASRETRELHLESRQMGYSLKQLLNGLPELDRDARQFLEQTEEPHLALGWALAARTWQISPQDALAAWLWSWLENQLAVLMKTLPLGQQAAQRLTSELLPLLQQAQINATAHDTYHAGSAAFGLALASMAHERQYSRLFRS; this is encoded by the coding sequence GTGAACAGCGCCTGGGCGCTTTTGCGTCTGGCCAGTCCGCAGTTGCCGATTGGCGGCTACAGCTATTCGCAAGGGCTGGAGATGGCCGTGGAGCAGTCCATCGTTATTGATCCGCAGACCGCAGGGCGCTGGATTGGTGATCAGTTATTGCTCAATCTTGCCCGTTTCGAAGCGCCCTTGCTGCTGGCGCATTGCGAAGCAGCGGCAGTGGGCGATTGGGACCAACTGCTGCAAGTCAGCGAGCAGCATCGCGCCAGTCGTGAAACCCGCGAGCTGCATCTTGAAAGCCGGCAGATGGGCTACTCCCTGAAGCAGTTGCTCAACGGGCTGCCTGAGCTGGACCGCGATGCCCGCCAGTTTCTGGAGCAAACCGAAGAACCACATCTGGCGCTCGGCTGGGCGCTGGCGGCGCGCACCTGGCAGATCAGCCCGCAGGACGCGCTGGCCGCATGGCTGTGGAGCTGGCTGGAGAACCAGCTGGCGGTACTGATGAAAACCCTGCCGCTGGGCCAGCAGGCCGCGCAACGCCTGACCAGCGAGCTATTGCCATTGCTGCAACAGGCGCAAATCAACGCCACCGCACACGATACCTACCATGCTGGCAGCGCGGCCTTCGGCCTGGCGTTGGCGAGCATGGCGCACGAACGTCAATACAGCCGGTTATTCCGGTCCTGA
- the ureG gene encoding urease accessory protein UreG: MNSQPLRVGIGGPVGSGKTALTLALCLALRDRYNLAVVTNDIYTREDADFLVRNEALAPERIIGVETGGCPHTAIREDASINLEAVDQLNRRFEGLDMIIVESGGDNLSATFSPELSDLTIYVIDVSAGDKLPRKGGPGICKSDLLVINKIDLAPLVGASLEMMDSDTRKMRGEKPFVFSNQKTGQGLEQIIAFIERQGLLTAAA; this comes from the coding sequence ATGAACAGCCAACCCCTGCGCGTCGGCATCGGTGGCCCGGTAGGCTCCGGCAAGACCGCCCTGACCCTGGCGCTGTGCCTGGCCTTGCGCGATCGCTACAACCTGGCAGTCGTGACCAACGATATCTACACCCGCGAAGACGCCGACTTTCTGGTGCGCAATGAAGCGCTGGCCCCTGAGCGCATCATCGGCGTTGAAACCGGAGGCTGCCCGCATACTGCGATCCGCGAAGACGCGTCGATCAATCTGGAAGCGGTCGATCAGTTGAACCGGCGTTTCGAAGGCCTGGACATGATCATCGTCGAGTCCGGTGGCGACAATCTGTCGGCAACTTTCAGCCCCGAACTCTCCGACCTGACAATCTACGTGATCGACGTGTCGGCGGGCGACAAGCTGCCCCGCAAAGGCGGGCCAGGTATTTGCAAGTCCGACCTGCTGGTGATCAATAAAATCGACCTTGCACCGCTGGTGGGCGCTTCGCTGGAGATGATGGACAGCGACACGCGCAAGATGCGCGGCGAAAAACCTTTCGTTTTCAGCAATCAGAAAACCGGCCAGGGTCTGGAACAGATTATTGCCTTCATCGAGCGCCAGGGCCTGCTGACTGCGGCCGCCTGA
- a CDS encoding HupE/UreJ family protein: MNYKKALGALALLLMPTLALAHPGHGDSGLIAGISHPLGGLDHLLAMLAVGLWAAQQKGAARWALPCTFVGTMLIGGVLGFEGLNLPALESGIAASVLALGLAVALAVRPPLALAVAATALFALFHGVAHGLELPEMSSPWAYAAGFVAATAALHAAGYAFVRVLPQAAEPLVRLAGAASAAAGVWLLAG, encoded by the coding sequence ATGAACTACAAAAAAGCCCTGGGCGCCCTCGCCCTGCTGTTGATGCCGACGTTGGCACTGGCTCACCCCGGTCATGGCGATAGCGGCCTGATCGCCGGCATCAGTCATCCGCTTGGCGGTCTGGATCATTTGCTGGCGATGCTTGCGGTCGGTCTGTGGGCCGCGCAGCAAAAAGGCGCGGCGCGCTGGGCGTTGCCTTGCACCTTTGTCGGCACCATGCTGATCGGCGGCGTTCTGGGCTTCGAAGGCCTGAACCTGCCTGCACTGGAAAGCGGTATTGCTGCCTCGGTGCTGGCGCTGGGCCTGGCAGTGGCACTGGCGGTTCGTCCACCGCTGGCACTGGCGGTCGCGGCAACTGCGTTGTTCGCCCTGTTTCATGGCGTGGCGCATGGTCTTGAACTGCCTGAGATGTCCAGCCCATGGGCTTACGCGGCAGGTTTCGTGGCAGCGACGGCTGCATTGCACGCCGCGGGTTACGCGTTCGTGCGCGTACTGCCACAAGCGGCTGAGCCACTGGTTCGTCTCGCAGGCGCAGCCTCGGCAGCGGCGGGTGTGTGGTTGCTGGCGGGCTGA
- a CDS encoding AGE family epimerase/isomerase, which yields MLRTSTLPRCPPMPHVSSSASAPELTPVFAALQAHFLQVVVPLWQGPGWNAQLALPYEALDANDQPLPPQRYRAMACARQLFLFSSLIDRPEVPEARTRAAALFRSLQQHFHDAEHGGWFYSIDPQGKPLDRRKDLYTHAFIIFACAHYWAKVRDPLAESVLNAALEVVAERFADDDGLYEAQLDEDWSALGTGPLQNPLMHLAEAFLATLSVRADPTTQSAMDALVIHMQRRFVDPATGVMLEKPLDAVDNWYEPGHQFEWFFLLQSSPDLHGRELHESMTRAFAYAQAQGVDLQTGAVTATLTLEGTVRDATQRIWAQAEYLRAMALRPECEAALADQLLAFEQRFLHAKGWNECVEPDGSVSRSDMPSTTPYHLATCYIGLADYIENRFIAAFPPPKPAEG from the coding sequence ATGCTGCGCACTTCGACACTGCCGCGATGCCCGCCGATGCCTCATGTTTCCAGCTCTGCCTCCGCCCCTGAACTGACTCCGGTGTTCGCCGCTTTGCAGGCGCACTTCCTGCAAGTCGTCGTGCCGCTCTGGCAGGGGCCGGGCTGGAATGCACAGTTGGCATTGCCTTACGAAGCGCTGGATGCCAACGATCAGCCGCTGCCGCCGCAGCGCTATCGGGCGATGGCCTGTGCGCGGCAATTATTCCTGTTTTCCAGCCTGATCGACCGTCCTGAAGTGCCAGAGGCGCGAACGCGAGCCGCTGCACTGTTCCGTTCGCTACAGCAGCACTTCCATGATGCCGAGCACGGCGGCTGGTTCTACAGCATTGATCCACAGGGCAAGCCGCTGGATCGCCGCAAGGACCTCTACACTCACGCGTTCATCATCTTTGCCTGTGCGCATTACTGGGCGAAGGTGCGGGACCCGCTCGCCGAATCAGTCCTCAATGCGGCGCTTGAGGTCGTCGCTGAACGCTTTGCCGACGATGACGGGTTGTATGAAGCGCAACTCGATGAAGACTGGTCAGCGCTGGGCACAGGCCCATTACAGAACCCGCTGATGCATCTGGCGGAAGCCTTTCTCGCGACGCTGTCGGTACGCGCCGACCCGACCACTCAGTCGGCGATGGATGCGCTGGTTATCCACATGCAGCGCCGCTTCGTCGACCCGGCGACCGGCGTAATGCTGGAGAAACCGCTGGACGCTGTGGATAACTGGTACGAGCCAGGTCATCAGTTCGAATGGTTTTTCCTGCTGCAATCTTCGCCAGATCTGCACGGTCGTGAGCTGCACGAATCCATGACCCGCGCATTTGCCTACGCACAAGCGCAAGGTGTCGACCTACAGACTGGGGCAGTAACGGCCACGCTGACGCTGGAGGGCACGGTACGCGACGCTACCCAGCGCATCTGGGCTCAGGCTGAATATTTGCGGGCAATGGCGCTGAGGCCAGAATGCGAGGCCGCGCTGGCCGACCAGTTGCTGGCGTTCGAACAGCGCTTCCTGCATGCCAAAGGCTGGAACGAGTGCGTCGAACCCGATGGCAGCGTCAGCCGCAGCGATATGCCGTCGACCACGCCTTATCACCTGGCGACCTGTTACATCGGGTTGGCCGACTATATCGAGAATCGCTTCATCGCTGCATTCCCGCCGCCGAAGCCAGCAGAAGGCTGA
- a CDS encoding SDR family oxidoreductase, producing MTSTVFITGATSGFGEACARRFAEAGWALVLTGRRKDRLDALSAELSKQTKVHTLVLDVRDRKAMESAIADLPAEFASIRGLINNAGLALGIDPAPKCDLDDWDTMIDTNVKGLVYTTRLLLPRLIAHGRGASIVNLGSVAGNYPYPGGNVYGGTKAFVGQFSLNLRNDLVGTGVRVTNLEPGLCESEFSLVRFGGDKAKYDATYAGAEPIQPQDIADTIFWIMNTPAHVNINSLELMPVSQTWAGFAIDRNRG from the coding sequence ATGACTTCCACTGTATTCATCACGGGCGCTACTTCCGGTTTCGGCGAGGCCTGCGCGCGTCGCTTTGCCGAGGCGGGCTGGGCGCTGGTGCTGACCGGTCGCCGCAAGGACCGCCTGGATGCCCTGAGCGCCGAACTGTCGAAGCAGACCAAGGTGCACACGCTGGTGCTGGATGTGCGTGACCGCAAGGCGATGGAGAGCGCCATAGCCGATTTGCCAGCAGAGTTCGCCAGCATTCGCGGCCTGATCAACAACGCAGGTCTGGCGCTGGGGATTGATCCTGCACCGAAATGCGATCTGGACGACTGGGACACCATGATCGACACCAACGTCAAAGGTCTGGTCTACACCACTCGCCTGTTGCTGCCACGCCTGATTGCGCATGGTCGCGGTGCAAGCATCGTCAACCTGGGTTCAGTGGCCGGTAACTATCCCTATCCGGGCGGCAACGTGTACGGCGGCACCAAGGCATTCGTCGGTCAGTTCTCGTTAAACCTGCGCAACGACTTGGTCGGCACTGGTGTTCGGGTGACCAACCTTGAGCCAGGGCTTTGCGAGAGCGAGTTTTCGCTGGTGCGTTTCGGGGGGGACAAAGCCAAGTACGACGCTACCTACGCAGGCGCCGAGCCCATCCAGCCGCAGGACATCGCTGACACCATTTTCTGGATCATGAACACGCCAGCGCACGTCAACATCAACAGTCTGGAGCTGATGCCCGTCAGCCAGACCTGGGCCGGCTTTGCGATTGATCGCAATCGCGGCTGA
- a CDS encoding ABC transporter ATP-binding protein, producing MSKPILELKEIDVFYGPIQALKKVSLHINEGETVSLIGSNGAGKSTLLMSIFGQPRAASGQIIYQGTDITQKSSHYIASNGIAQSPEGRRVFPDMSVEENLMMGTIPIGDKHSAEDMQRMFELFPRLKERRNQRAMTMSGGEQQMLAIARALMSRPKLLLLDEPSLGLAPIIVKQIFSTLRELAATGMTIFLVEQNANHALKLSDRAYVMVNGEIRLSGTGQELLVNEEVRNAYLGGH from the coding sequence ATGAGCAAGCCGATCCTCGAACTGAAAGAGATCGATGTGTTTTACGGGCCGATTCAGGCCCTCAAGAAGGTCTCGCTGCACATCAACGAAGGCGAAACGGTCAGCCTGATCGGCTCCAACGGTGCAGGCAAGTCCACACTGCTGATGTCGATCTTCGGCCAGCCGCGTGCCGCCAGCGGGCAGATCATCTATCAGGGCACCGACATCACCCAGAAGTCGTCGCATTACATCGCCTCCAACGGCATTGCGCAGTCGCCGGAAGGGCGGCGGGTGTTCCCCGATATGTCGGTCGAGGAAAACCTGATGATGGGCACCATCCCGATTGGCGACAAACACTCCGCGGAAGACATGCAGCGCATGTTCGAACTGTTTCCGCGCCTCAAGGAACGGCGTAATCAGCGCGCCATGACCATGTCGGGTGGCGAACAGCAAATGCTCGCCATTGCCCGCGCATTGATGAGTCGTCCCAAGCTGCTGCTGCTTGATGAACCGAGCCTTGGTCTGGCACCGATCATCGTCAAGCAGATCTTCTCGACTCTGCGCGAGCTGGCGGCCACCGGCATGACCATCTTCCTGGTCGAGCAGAACGCCAACCATGCGCTCAAGCTGTCCGACCGCGCCTACGTGATGGTCAATGGCGAGATCCGTCTGTCCGGCACCGGCCAGGAATTGCTGGTCAATGAAGAGGTCAGAAACGCCTATCTGGGCGGCCACTGA
- a CDS encoding ABC transporter ATP-binding protein → MSNEVILSVEHLMMHFGGIKALSDVSLKVRRNSIFALIGPNGAGKTTVFNCLTGFYKATGGRIELHTRGKTTNVIRLLGEPFKATDFVSPKSFLSRVYYKMFGGTHLVNRAGLARTFQNIRLFKEMSVVENLLVAQHMWVNRSLISGILNTKGYRKAEEDALNTAFYWLEVVDLVDCANRLAGELSYGQQRRLEIARAMCTRPQVICLDEPAAGLNPQETEALSGMIRLLRDEHDMTIVLIEHDMGMVMGISDDIVVLDHGNVIAMGGPEQIRNDPKVIAAYLGADEEELV, encoded by the coding sequence ATGAGCAATGAAGTGATCCTCTCCGTCGAGCACCTGATGATGCACTTTGGCGGCATCAAGGCCCTCAGCGACGTCAGCCTCAAGGTACGCCGCAACTCGATCTTTGCCTTGATCGGCCCCAACGGCGCGGGCAAGACCACGGTTTTCAATTGCCTGACCGGTTTCTACAAGGCCACTGGCGGGCGCATCGAACTGCACACTCGTGGCAAGACCACCAACGTGATCAGGCTGCTGGGCGAGCCCTTCAAGGCGACCGATTTTGTGTCGCCGAAAAGCTTCCTCAGCCGTGTGTACTACAAGATGTTTGGTGGTACGCACCTGGTCAACCGGGCAGGGCTGGCGCGCACGTTCCAGAACATTCGTCTGTTCAAGGAAATGTCGGTGGTCGAGAACCTGCTGGTTGCCCAGCACATGTGGGTCAACCGCAGCCTGATCAGCGGGATTCTCAACACCAAAGGCTATCGCAAGGCCGAAGAGGACGCGCTCAATACCGCGTTCTACTGGCTGGAAGTGGTCGATCTGGTGGACTGTGCCAACCGTCTGGCTGGCGAGTTGTCGTATGGGCAGCAACGCCGTCTGGAGATCGCCCGCGCCATGTGTACGCGGCCGCAAGTGATCTGCCTCGATGAACCGGCTGCCGGTCTTAACCCTCAGGAAACCGAGGCGTTGAGCGGCATGATTCGCCTGCTGCGCGACGAACACGACATGACCATCGTGCTGATCGAGCATGACATGGGCATGGTGATGGGCATTTCCGACGATATTGTGGTGCTTGACCACGGCAATGTGATTGCCATGGGCGGGCCGGAACAGATCCGTAACGATCCGAAGGTGATCGCTGCGTACCTGGGCGCTGATGAAGAGGAGCTGGTATGA
- the livM gene encoding high-affinity branched-chain amino acid ABC transporter permease LivM, with protein sequence MSAPAAIPVSKPVEIKKSLIDAVVAGLLALIVFGPIVGIVLDGYSFNLQPTRVAWLVAIVMAGRFLISLFLQTPRGLRVSQSFESSDSGVHVLKPDHKSSLYWIIPLLIVIAIVFPIFANKYILTVVILGLIYVLLGLGLNIVVGLAGLLDLGYVAFYAIGAYGLALGYQYLGLGFWSALPLAAIAAALAGCILGFPVLRMHGDYLAIVTLGFGEIIRLVLNNWLSFTGGPNGVPVPAPTFLGLEFGRRAKDGGVPIHEYFGFDYNPDLKFIFIYAVLFLVVLGVLFIKHRLTRMPIGRAWEALREDEIACRSMGLNHVLVKLSAFTIGASTAGLAGVFFASYQGFVNPTSFTFFESALILAIVVLGGMGSTIGVVIAAFVLTVAPELLRSFSEYRVLLFGILMVLMMIWRPRGLIRISRTGVKPRKGALVTEGAAR encoded by the coding sequence ATGTCCGCTCCTGCCGCTATTCCTGTCTCCAAACCTGTCGAAATCAAGAAAAGCCTGATCGATGCTGTGGTCGCCGGGTTGCTGGCGCTGATCGTGTTCGGACCTATTGTGGGTATCGTGCTCGACGGTTACAGCTTCAACCTGCAACCGACCCGCGTCGCCTGGCTGGTCGCCATTGTCATGGCCGGGCGCTTTCTGATCAGTCTGTTCCTGCAAACGCCCCGAGGGCTACGCGTTTCCCAGAGCTTTGAAAGCTCTGACTCCGGCGTGCATGTGCTCAAACCGGACCATAAGTCCAGCCTGTACTGGATCATTCCGTTGCTGATCGTGATTGCCATCGTGTTCCCGATCTTCGCCAACAAGTACATCCTGACCGTGGTCATCCTTGGTCTGATTTACGTGTTGCTGGGGCTGGGGCTGAACATCGTGGTCGGTCTGGCGGGGCTCCTCGATCTTGGCTACGTAGCGTTTTACGCCATCGGCGCTTACGGTCTGGCGCTGGGCTATCAATATCTGGGACTGGGCTTCTGGTCGGCCTTACCGCTGGCGGCGATTGCCGCGGCGCTGGCCGGATGCATTCTCGGCTTCCCGGTGTTGCGCATGCATGGCGACTATCTGGCCATCGTGACCCTCGGGTTCGGCGAGATCATTCGCCTGGTGCTGAATAACTGGCTGTCGTTCACCGGCGGCCCGAACGGTGTGCCGGTGCCGGCGCCAACCTTCCTGGGGCTGGAGTTCGGCCGACGCGCCAAGGATGGCGGGGTGCCGATCCACGAATATTTCGGCTTCGATTACAACCCGGACCTGAAATTCATCTTCATCTATGCGGTGCTGTTCCTCGTCGTGCTGGGTGTGCTGTTCATCAAGCACCGCCTGACCCGCATGCCGATCGGGCGTGCCTGGGAAGCCCTGCGTGAGGACGAGATTGCCTGCCGCTCGATGGGCCTCAATCACGTGCTGGTCAAGCTCTCGGCGTTCACCATCGGTGCTTCGACGGCAGGCCTTGCGGGCGTGTTTTTTGCCAGCTATCAGGGCTTCGTCAACCCGACGTCCTTCACCTTCTTCGAGTCGGCGCTGATTCTGGCCATCGTGGTGCTGGGTGGCATGGGTTCGACCATTGGTGTGGTGATTGCCGCTTTTGTACTGACTGTCGCTCCCGAGCTACTGCGCAGTTTCTCCGAGTACCGCGTGTTGCTGTTCGGGATTCTGATGGTGCTGATGATGATCTGGCGGCCACGCGGCCTGATCCGCATCAGCCGTACCGGGGTGAAACCGCGCAAGGGCGCGTTGGTGACAGAGGGGGCTGCGCGATGA